The sequence CCACGTCCCCTCCCCACTGCCGGAACATACCGACTTCCGCAGGACTTTCAAAGTGGCGCCCGTCGGTGACCACATAAGTCCCGCGCGGAAAAACCCTCCCGCAGGTCCAGGCTTTTGCGGCTTCTGCCAGGATGCGGCGAAGCAAAGGGCAGATCGGCTGGCGCATAATGCACAGAAAATCCTCTCCCAGACTGATATCCCGGCGCAGGGAAAAATCCAGGTAGTCCGCCGGGATCACGAGATCGAGGGGATCCAGGAGGGGGTTTACGCTTCCTACTCCACCCTCCGCAACGATCTTTTTGACCCCGGCTTTTTTAAAAACCCAAAATAAACGCCGGGAGGCATTCCCCCAGGTTACCTGGGGCAGCCGCCCGTGCATCTTTGCCGTCAAGACGAGGCGCGGCGGGCTTGTGGGGAGAGAAAACAATTTCAAAGCCGGGCTGGGACCGAAAGGTGTCTTTACAACCAGATCCCGCAAAAGGACCTGAACCCCGGGCAGGTTTAAATCTTCGGGAAAATTAAGGGAAAAGGTCCCCGATCCCCCGATCAGGGCCAGGTCCGCCTGCGGGATCTCCTGTTCCCCGCTCCCCACCTGCTCCGGGCTGCTGTACTCCGGGGTGCTTTGCCCGCTTCCCGGAGAACCGGTTATTTCGGTTTTTCGTTCCCCGGCACAGGAGTCCTTTAAGTGATAACCCTGCGGCATTGATCTCACCCATACCCTGTCAGCAATCGTTGCGTCCTGCCTAACTTTTTTTATGCTTCGCTATTTCCACGCCTTTTTCCTTCAAATCTTGGCTATAAAAAAATTAAAGGCGGGGCCGGGAGCTTGAAAAAGGAGGGGAATTTCGTGATTCCGGCAGGAATAGAAGCAGGAAAACAGAAGAAATATAATCATGAGTCAAGCACCATCACTATGAGGAGGTGAACGAGGTGAAACCGACACCACCGCCCTTTGTCCAGCAGATTGAAAAGCGCGACCCGGAATTATACCAGGCAGTAGTAAAAATAATAGAACTGGCCATGACCCCCGGGGCACTCGACGCCAAAACGAAAACATTCATTGCCCTCGCCCTCGATGCCTATATCGGTTCCGAGCGCGGTGTTATTGCGCTCTCGAACCGCGCCCGCGAACTCGGGGCGACGGACCAGGAAATCAATGAGGTCCTGCGCATCGCATACTACGTCTCGGGGTCAAAAACTCTCGCTACCAGCAACAACGCTTTCCCCCCACAAAGTTGAGGAAAAAAGCAAAGTGGCAAAAAGTTGAAGACCCGGGTCATGGAAACTCCCCGGGTCGACTTTTAAACCTGGATTAAAGATGCCACCACCCCGACCGGGCCTCCTGGCCCCGGAAGTGCAAACACTAAAAAAATACCAGAAGAGGATTTCAAATGGCAGAACTAATCTTTTGGATCGCGGTATTTATGATCAGTCTGGCTGTTTTAATCAAGGCATCAGATTATTTTACCGAAGCCGCCGAAAAAACAGGGCTGCACTTGAAGATCCCGCCTTTTATCGTCGGGGCAACCATCGTTGGTTTGGGTACCTCCCTCCCGGAGCTGGTCTCCTCTATTTTAGCGGTCCTCTCGGGAGCAACGGAAATCGTGGTCGGCAATGTGGTTGGATCCAACATCGCCAACATCTTGCTGGTTTTGGGTTTAACAGCCTTATTGGGAAAACAAATCAAGCTCTCGTACGCCCGGAGCTACGCAGACCTCTCCTTCCTGGTAGGGTCGGCTCTCCTGATTACCCTGGCCGCGCTGGACGGTAGGTTTACCTGGCCCGAAGGTTTGCTTTGCACCGGCGGCCTCTTTACCTATATCAGCGCGATCATTCAACGCGACCGCCGCCTCGTAATTGTGGGGAAAACCGGAGAAGAGGGGGAGCCTGGAAAAGAGAAACTGGACCCGAAAATAATCCTTTTGCTCCTTGTCAGCCCCGTCTTCATCTACCTTGGTGCCAGGTACACCGTAGCTGCAATTATCCAGCTCTCCGAAATTTTTAAAATCGGGAAAGAGGTCATTGCCGTAAGCGCCGTTGCCATCGGTACTTCTCTCCCCGAATTAAGCGTCAGCCTGACCGCAGGTCTGAGGGGCAGGCCGGAGATTGCGGTAGGCAATATCTTTGGATCCAACATTTTTAACAGTTTTGCGGTGATGGGGATACCTTCCTTAATCAAGCCCCTGGCCATTCCGGGCAACATCATTGCCATCGGCATTCCCACGATGGTTGGGGCAACTATCCTCTACTTCTTTGTTACCCAGGACGCGGAAATTAGCAGATGGGAAGGGGTTCTGCTTCTGGTCTTTTACGGGTTTTTTCTGGGAAAATTATTTAACCTGTTTTGACCGCAACTTGAACGATATTCTAAAAAAACGGGGCACGCAGGAGCGATTTTCGCGACGCGGCCTATCTGCGTCATGAACTCCATGAACTCAATGTTTTTCTAAAAGGGATGAGCGCGCATTTCGGCCAGCCATTCTGTGAGCCCGGCCAGGGCCCGGGCTACGGCGGCAGGTGCGGGCCCCCCGGGCACGGCGCGCCGCGCCACGCAGGCCCGGATCTCCAGGAAAGCGTAGAGATCGGAATCAAAGACCGGAGAAAAGGCGCGGTATTCCTCCAGAGAGAGCTCTTCCAGCCGCTTCCCGGCTTTAAGGCAATGCAACACCACT is a genomic window of Bacillota bacterium containing:
- a CDS encoding MTAP family purine nucleoside phosphorylase, giving the protein MRSMPQGYHLKDSCAGERKTEITGSPGSGQSTPEYSSPEQVGSGEQEIPQADLALIGGSGTFSLNFPEDLNLPGVQVLLRDLVVKTPFGPSPALKLFSLPTSPPRLVLTAKMHGRLPQVTWGNASRRLFWVFKKAGVKKIVAEGGVGSVNPLLDPLDLVIPADYLDFSLRRDISLGEDFLCIMRQPICPLLRRILAEAAKAWTCGRVFPRGTYVVTDGRHFESPAEVGMFRQWGGDVVGQTLCPEVYLAREIGACYAGIYVVVNYGEGVVKPWDYGVLQDIFFNQAVPVGHLLLRALTEIPAGDDSCGCSRLRKPTLLRQENIRGAAGTE
- a CDS encoding carboxymuconolactone decarboxylase family protein; its protein translation is MKPTPPPFVQQIEKRDPELYQAVVKIIELAMTPGALDAKTKTFIALALDAYIGSERGVIALSNRARELGATDQEINEVLRIAYYVSGSKTLATSNNAFPPQS
- a CDS encoding calcium/sodium antiporter; the encoded protein is MAELIFWIAVFMISLAVLIKASDYFTEAAEKTGLHLKIPPFIVGATIVGLGTSLPELVSSILAVLSGATEIVVGNVVGSNIANILLVLGLTALLGKQIKLSYARSYADLSFLVGSALLITLAALDGRFTWPEGLLCTGGLFTYISAIIQRDRRLVIVGKTGEEGEPGKEKLDPKIILLLLVSPVFIYLGARYTVAAIIQLSEIFKIGKEVIAVSAVAIGTSLPELSVSLTAGLRGRPEIAVGNIFGSNIFNSFAVMGIPSLIKPLAIPGNIIAIGIPTMVGATILYFFVTQDAEISRWEGVLLLVFYGFFLGKLFNLF